Proteins from one Sphingopyxis terrae subsp. terrae NBRC 15098 genomic window:
- a CDS encoding exonuclease/endonuclease/phosphatase family protein, whose protein sequence is MSQILSRRALRIAALAGAFAASCTATAAPSPASATPISVLTYNIHGLPWPLAWGRSDDFGQIAARLRAMRQAGIQPHIVVLQEAFTRSAQRIGAESGYRYVVDGPAAADRSSLPATDAGRRFAASASWFKGERSGKLLGSGLQLLSDYPILAVRRAPFPAYACAGYDCLANKGILMALVAVPGAATPVVVTTAHFNSRGASGGFG, encoded by the coding sequence ATGTCCCAAATCCTGTCCCGCCGCGCGCTCCGGATCGCTGCGCTGGCGGGGGCGTTTGCCGCAAGTTGCACCGCCACCGCCGCGCCGTCGCCAGCCTCCGCAACGCCGATCAGTGTCCTCACCTACAATATCCATGGTCTTCCCTGGCCGCTTGCCTGGGGGCGCAGCGATGATTTCGGACAGATCGCGGCGCGGCTGCGCGCGATGCGGCAGGCGGGAATCCAGCCGCACATCGTCGTGCTGCAGGAAGCCTTCACCCGCTCCGCCCAGCGGATCGGCGCAGAAAGCGGCTATCGCTATGTCGTGGACGGCCCGGCCGCCGCCGATCGAAGCAGCCTGCCCGCAACCGACGCCGGCCGCCGCTTCGCTGCCTCGGCATCGTGGTTCAAGGGCGAGCGGTCGGGCAAGCTGCTCGGCAGCGGGCTGCAACTGCTGTCGGACTATCCGATCCTCGCGGTACGCCGCGCGCCCTTTCCGGCCTATGCCTGTGCCGGTTATGACTGCCTTGCCAACAAGGGCATATTGATGGCGCTCGTCGCGGTGCCGGGCGCGGCAACGCCGGTCGTCGTCACCACCGCACATTTCAATTCGCGCGGCGCGTCGGGGGGTTTCGGATGA
- a CDS encoding RNA polymerase sigma factor: MIADGLDGAFLAHRAALERFVRARCGDASDAEDILQDLWIKIGGIAAVPDDPLSYLYRVADNLVIDRRRSAQRRERRDDAWSALATGDAGEASPAPSAERTAIAKSELARVAALFDELGEPTTGIFRSYRIDGTPQRDIAAHFGLSLSAVEKHLQKAYKAVLQLRDKLDAEND; the protein is encoded by the coding sequence ATGATCGCCGACGGTCTGGATGGGGCGTTCCTGGCCCACCGCGCAGCGCTGGAACGTTTCGTGCGGGCCCGCTGCGGCGACGCGTCGGACGCCGAGGATATTCTGCAGGATTTGTGGATCAAGATCGGCGGGATCGCGGCGGTTCCAGACGATCCGCTCTCCTATCTCTATCGGGTCGCCGACAATCTGGTGATCGATCGCCGCCGCTCGGCGCAGCGCCGCGAGCGGCGCGACGATGCGTGGAGCGCGCTGGCAACGGGCGACGCGGGCGAGGCGTCGCCGGCTCCATCGGCCGAGCGCACGGCGATCGCGAAGAGCGAGCTTGCCCGCGTCGCGGCGCTGTTTGACGAACTGGGCGAGCCGACCACCGGCATCTTCCGCAGCTACCGCATCGATGGCACACCGCAGCGCGATATTGCCGCGCATTTCGGCCTCAGCCTGAGCGCTGTCGAAAAACATCTACAAAAGGCCTACAAGGCCGTATTGCAATTACGTGACAAACTCGATGCGGAAAATGACTGA
- a CDS encoding FecR family protein, with translation MANGAAEKEAVGWFVRQRDPAHADWPAFTAWLEADPAHAAAYDRVAIADAAMTEALAARPLAADRPDAAPANDNAPGFFRRSGAVAAALLVAVSAWPVYRVAVPTYAVETALGEQRSVTLDDGTVIDLNGGTRVTLDRRNPRIATLESGEAVFRVTHDPTDPFTVVSGDMRLRDIGTVFNVAREDGRAEVSVAEGAVMFDPDRAALLLRAGQRLLIAHSGAAPVVTRVDPATVAGWKTGRLDFTATPLSDIAPDLSRALGAPIAVDPAIADRTFTGTILIDGKDRAAIEKIAILMGVSARKVGEEWRLTAN, from the coding sequence ATGGCAAACGGCGCGGCAGAAAAGGAAGCGGTGGGCTGGTTCGTCCGGCAGCGCGACCCCGCGCATGCCGATTGGCCCGCCTTCACCGCGTGGCTGGAGGCCGATCCGGCGCACGCCGCAGCCTATGACCGGGTAGCGATCGCCGATGCGGCGATGACCGAGGCCCTCGCCGCGCGCCCCTTGGCCGCGGATCGCCCCGACGCCGCGCCTGCCAACGACAATGCCCCCGGATTCTTCCGCCGCTCTGGTGCAGTCGCCGCCGCGCTGCTTGTCGCGGTGAGCGCATGGCCGGTCTACCGCGTCGCGGTGCCGACCTATGCGGTCGAGACCGCGCTCGGCGAGCAGCGCAGCGTGACGCTGGACGACGGGACGGTGATAGACTTAAACGGCGGAACGCGCGTGACACTCGACCGCCGCAATCCGCGCATCGCCACGCTCGAAAGCGGCGAGGCGGTGTTCCGCGTCACCCACGATCCGACCGATCCCTTCACCGTCGTATCGGGCGATATGCGGCTGCGCGATATCGGCACGGTCTTCAACGTCGCGCGCGAGGACGGACGTGCCGAAGTGAGCGTTGCCGAAGGTGCGGTGATGTTCGATCCCGATCGCGCGGCCCTGCTGCTCCGCGCGGGGCAGCGGCTGCTCATCGCACATAGCGGCGCGGCGCCGGTCGTCACCCGCGTCGATCCCGCAACGGTGGCGGGGTGGAAGACGGGCCGGCTCGATTTCACCGCGACACCGCTGTCGGATATTGCACCCGACCTGTCGCGCGCGCTTGGCGCCCCGATCGCCGTCGATCCCGCCATCGCCGATCGCACCTTTACGGGCACGATCCTGATCGACGGCAAGGATAGGGCCGCTATAGAAAAGATCGCGATCCTGATGGGCGTTTCGGCCCGCAAGGTCGGCGAGGAGTGGCGACTGACCGCGAACTGA
- a CDS encoding TonB-dependent receptor, producing the protein MATDRELMVQRYRQWAAASLVAALAPASVHAAETHRFAIAAGRLDQAILDLGRQGGVSVALADPAMGEIRVRRVAGTMDVETALARLLRGTALGVTIIDARSFRIVRVPVRARPAPPPRRPAPRPAAPRPADSAPPEEIIVTASKRDTSLADYPAAVTVMRLDDSFAGAPGQHGSDVIVRQLPSVNSTNLGPGRNKLFIRGVADSSFTGPTQATVGQYFGYARLNYNAPDPDIALYDIDKIEVLEGPQGTLYGAGSLGGIIRIDPAKPDSGGFAARMQAGYALTQHGADSHDAAATLNLPLLTDRAALRVVGYHRIDGGYIDDSARGLSNVNRSRIFGGRAALRVTPGDGWTIDAGWVRQDIQTRDGQYSEAGLPDLTRQSLIAQPFDNDYSLLYATVERSWGPLVLRSTGAIVSHDLANRFDASALGGGNPLAFTQDIGIRQHANETTLSRQGAHGHGWIAGIGITDGKDRTRRALGDPAAPAPIADILNERSEVALFGEWTFGLAPRLSASLGGRYAHTRFSGELIDPANPNPPEPRRAVDYFVPAVALRWKPGGGWLIYGRYQEGFRPGGLSVSSPGSAVAFQSDTIATFELGARRGAPDHDPLSVALSGSYARWESIQADLVDAQGFPYTDNIGNGSILGFSASATWNATPSLRLDGSAFLNHSSLTQAAPAYARAEDNDLPNIAQWGARVGARWVQSVGADARLSIAADARYVGKSYLGVGNLLDISQGRYVDTALNLRLERGRFGFALGVTNLFNADRNRFSYGNPFTVVAGRQETPLRPRTVRIGLDAAF; encoded by the coding sequence GTGGCGACTGACCGCGAACTGATGGTGCAGCGTTACAGGCAATGGGCGGCGGCCAGCCTCGTGGCGGCTCTGGCCCCCGCGTCGGTCCATGCCGCCGAGACGCATCGCTTTGCCATCGCTGCCGGCCGGCTCGACCAGGCGATCCTCGACCTCGGGCGCCAGGGCGGCGTCAGCGTCGCGCTTGCCGATCCTGCGATGGGCGAGATCCGGGTGCGCCGCGTCGCCGGCACGATGGACGTCGAAACCGCGCTCGCGCGGCTGCTGCGCGGCACCGCGCTGGGCGTGACGATCATCGACGCGCGCAGCTTTCGCATTGTGCGCGTCCCCGTCCGGGCGCGCCCGGCACCGCCGCCGCGCCGCCCGGCGCCGCGCCCCGCGGCTCCGCGCCCGGCCGACTCCGCGCCGCCCGAAGAGATTATCGTCACGGCCAGCAAGCGCGACACCTCGCTCGCCGACTATCCCGCTGCGGTCACGGTGATGCGCCTCGATGACAGTTTCGCGGGCGCGCCCGGGCAGCATGGTTCGGACGTCATCGTGCGCCAGCTTCCGTCGGTCAATTCGACCAACCTCGGCCCCGGCCGCAACAAACTGTTCATTCGCGGCGTCGCCGATTCAAGCTTCACCGGCCCGACGCAGGCGACGGTTGGGCAATATTTCGGCTACGCGCGGCTCAACTATAACGCGCCCGATCCCGACATCGCGCTCTATGACATCGACAAGATCGAGGTGCTGGAAGGGCCGCAGGGGACGCTTTACGGCGCCGGATCGCTCGGCGGCATCATCCGCATCGATCCGGCAAAGCCCGATAGCGGCGGTTTCGCGGCGCGGATGCAAGCGGGCTATGCACTGACCCAGCACGGCGCCGACAGCCACGATGCGGCGGCGACGCTCAACCTGCCGCTGTTGACCGACCGTGCTGCGCTGCGTGTCGTCGGCTATCATCGCATCGATGGCGGCTATATCGACGACAGCGCCCGCGGGCTGAGCAACGTCAACCGCAGCCGCATCTTCGGCGGGCGCGCGGCGCTGCGTGTGACACCGGGCGACGGCTGGACGATCGATGCGGGCTGGGTGCGGCAGGACATCCAGACGCGCGACGGTCAATATTCGGAGGCCGGGCTGCCCGACCTGACGCGGCAGAGCCTGATCGCGCAGCCCTTCGACAATGATTATTCGCTGCTTTACGCGACGGTCGAAAGAAGCTGGGGTCCGCTGGTGCTGCGATCGACTGGTGCGATCGTGTCGCACGATCTGGCGAACCGCTTCGATGCGTCGGCGCTCGGCGGCGGGAACCCCTTGGCCTTTACGCAGGATATTGGGATCCGCCAGCACGCCAATGAAACCACGCTGTCGCGGCAGGGCGCGCACGGGCATGGCTGGATCGCGGGGATCGGCATCACCGACGGGAAGGACCGGACCCGGCGCGCGCTTGGCGACCCCGCCGCGCCCGCCCCGATTGCCGATATTCTGAACGAACGCAGCGAGGTGGCGCTGTTCGGCGAATGGACCTTCGGCCTCGCGCCGCGGCTCAGCGCCAGCCTCGGCGGCCGCTATGCCCATACGCGTTTTTCGGGCGAGTTGATCGATCCCGCCAACCCGAACCCGCCCGAACCGCGCCGCGCCGTCGACTATTTCGTACCCGCCGTGGCGCTGCGCTGGAAGCCGGGGGGCGGGTGGCTGATCTACGGGCGCTATCAGGAGGGATTCCGACCCGGCGGCTTGTCGGTGAGCAGCCCGGGAAGCGCGGTCGCCTTCCAGTCGGACACCATTGCGACGTTCGAACTCGGCGCGCGGCGGGGCGCGCCCGATCATGATCCGCTCAGCGTGGCGCTGTCGGGCTCATACGCGCGCTGGGAATCGATCCAGGCCGACCTCGTCGATGCGCAGGGTTTTCCCTACACGGACAATATCGGCAATGGTTCGATTCTCGGATTCAGCGCGTCTGCGACGTGGAACGCCACCCCGTCGCTGCGCCTCGACGGCAGCGCCTTTCTCAACCACAGCAGCCTGACCCAGGCCGCACCGGCCTATGCGCGGGCGGAGGACAATGATCTGCCCAATATCGCGCAGTGGGGCGCGCGGGTGGGCGCGCGCTGGGTGCAGAGCGTCGGCGCCGATGCCCGCCTGTCGATTGCCGCCGATGCGCGCTATGTCGGCAAATCCTATCTCGGCGTCGGCAATCTGCTCGACATCAGCCAGGGCCGCTATGTCGACACGGCTCTGAACCTGCGTCTCGAGCGCGGGCGTTTCGGCTTTGCGCTAGGTGTCACGAACCTGTTCAACGCCGATCGTAACCGCTTTTCCTATGGGAACCCCTTCACTGTGGTCGCCGGTCGGCAGGAAACGCCGCTGCGGCCCCGCACCGTCAGGATTGGCCTGGATGCAGCCTTTTGA
- a CDS encoding DUF2334 domain-containing protein, with the protein MRPSDKSSRKFLASIHDVSPRFADEVDRLLDQLVRHLGGPKVAMLVVPDHWDSAPIAEDRGFQSRLRGWADAGVEMFVHGWAHRDDSRHSGALDGFRARHMTAGEGEFLGLDHATALARMTAAKKLVEDVTGVAATGFIAPAWLYGAGALSALPQAGFTMAEDHMKVWNPQTGAVLARGPVITWASRSRARIASSLLFSALARHALKPMRDVRVAVHPGDAHVPNLVTSIDKCCAALLAGRRVARYGDLAADHAATRDERAAISAS; encoded by the coding sequence ATGCGGCCCTCCGATAAATCCTCGCGCAAATTCCTCGCCTCGATCCACGACGTCAGCCCGCGCTTCGCCGACGAGGTCGATCGCCTGCTCGATCAACTCGTCCGCCACCTTGGTGGGCCGAAGGTCGCGATGCTGGTCGTTCCCGACCATTGGGACAGCGCGCCGATCGCCGAAGACCGGGGCTTTCAGAGCCGCCTGCGCGGCTGGGCCGACGCGGGTGTTGAAATGTTTGTGCATGGCTGGGCGCATCGCGACGACAGCCGGCACAGCGGAGCGCTCGACGGCTTCCGCGCGCGCCACATGACGGCGGGCGAGGGCGAGTTCCTCGGCCTTGACCATGCCACCGCGCTGGCGCGGATGACGGCGGCCAAGAAACTGGTTGAGGACGTGACAGGGGTTGCCGCAACCGGTTTCATCGCGCCCGCGTGGCTCTACGGAGCTGGGGCTCTGTCCGCTTTGCCACAGGCCGGATTTACGATGGCCGAGGATCATATGAAGGTGTGGAATCCGCAAACCGGCGCGGTGCTCGCGCGCGGTCCGGTCATCACCTGGGCAAGCCGCAGCAGGGCGCGGATTGCCAGTTCCTTGTTGTTTTCTGCGCTCGCGCGGCATGCGCTGAAGCCGATGCGCGACGTGCGCGTCGCGGTGCATCCGGGCGATGCGCATGTGCCCAACCTTGTGACCAGCATCGACAAATGCTGTGCCGCGCTGCTCGCCGGACGCCGGGTCGCCCGCTATGGGGATCTCGCGGCCGATCATGCCGCCACCCGCGACGAACGCGCGGCGATCAGCGCGTCATAA
- a CDS encoding glycosyltransferase, protein MRIVDVCEFYSPTGGGIRSYVDRKMQLLAEAGHELIVLAPGAEDREEVRATGGRIIWVKAPPLPFDANYRMFWDAAPIHAWLDRLHPDVVEASSPWRPAWIVGKWAGDAAKVFFLHSDPVVSYPQRWFGRIASREKIDAAFEWFNRYLRRAMPLFDSLVVCGDSLGKRLSDRHIGPAHCVALGIDRAAFSPTLRDASLRADLLAQCDLPESATLLVGIGRHHGEKRWDMVIDAVQAAAAREPVGLILIGKGPASAALRKQVGGNPHIRMFQPIYDRPQLATLMASCDALIHGCEGETFGLVASEALASGLPLIVPDEGGCAEIARQDFAETYAARDAAAATQAIARFCARDRAAVRQAARRAAIAVRSDRDHVADLLRHYDALIAARSSRVAA, encoded by the coding sequence ATGCGGATCGTCGACGTCTGCGAATTCTATTCCCCCACCGGCGGCGGCATCCGCTCCTATGTCGACCGCAAGATGCAGTTGCTTGCCGAAGCCGGCCACGAACTGATCGTCCTCGCGCCCGGCGCCGAGGATCGCGAGGAAGTGCGCGCGACCGGCGGCCGGATCATCTGGGTCAAGGCGCCGCCGCTGCCGTTCGATGCCAATTATCGCATGTTCTGGGATGCGGCGCCGATCCATGCCTGGCTCGACCGGTTGCACCCCGATGTCGTCGAAGCCTCTTCGCCCTGGCGCCCCGCGTGGATCGTCGGAAAATGGGCCGGCGACGCCGCGAAGGTCTTTTTCCTGCACAGCGACCCGGTCGTATCCTATCCGCAGCGCTGGTTCGGACGGATCGCCTCGCGCGAAAAGATCGACGCCGCCTTCGAATGGTTCAATCGTTATCTGCGCCGCGCGATGCCGCTGTTCGACAGTCTGGTGGTCTGCGGCGATTCGCTGGGCAAGCGGCTGAGCGACCGCCACATCGGTCCGGCGCATTGCGTCGCGCTGGGCATCGATCGCGCCGCCTTTTCACCGACCCTGCGCGACGCCAGCCTGCGCGCCGACCTGCTGGCGCAATGCGACCTTCCCGAAAGCGCCACGCTGCTGGTCGGCATCGGGCGGCACCATGGCGAAAAGCGATGGGACATGGTGATCGACGCGGTGCAGGCGGCCGCCGCCCGCGAACCCGTCGGCCTGATCCTGATCGGCAAGGGACCGGCGAGCGCCGCGCTGCGCAAGCAGGTCGGCGGCAATCCGCATATCCGCATGTTCCAGCCAATCTATGACCGGCCGCAACTGGCAACGCTGATGGCGAGCTGCGACGCGCTGATCCACGGATGCGAAGGCGAAACCTTCGGCCTGGTGGCGTCGGAAGCGCTGGCGTCGGGCCTGCCGTTGATCGTCCCCGACGAGGGCGGCTGTGCCGAGATCGCTCGCCAGGATTTTGCGGAAACCTATGCCGCACGCGATGCCGCCGCAGCGACGCAGGCCATCGCCCGCTTCTGCGCGCGCGATCGCGCGGCGGTCCGTCAGGCGGCGCGCCGTGCCGCCATCGCCGTCCGGTCGGACCGCGACCATGTCGCGGACCTGCTCCGCCATTATGACGCGCTGATCGCCGCGCGTTCGTCGCGGGTGGCGGCATGA
- a CDS encoding DUF2141 domain-containing protein yields the protein MTRFRFPALAAAMLASAAMVPSARAAVYGDAPACAAGSTTPALLVWLDGLKDRKGRIRVELFPSNDKDFLEDDFVLQKAGKDFRRIEFAAPAAGPVAVCIRAPRPGRFSFAMIHDRDGKHKFSFSSDGVGFPGNPKLGWSKPKSAKAAVTLGSGVTEMHVMMNYFHGLGFSPVKKD from the coding sequence ATGACCCGCTTCCGCTTCCCTGCCCTCGCCGCCGCCATGCTGGCTTCAGCCGCAATGGTGCCGTCCGCACGCGCCGCGGTCTATGGCGACGCGCCCGCCTGCGCCGCGGGTTCGACAACGCCGGCGCTGCTCGTCTGGCTCGACGGGCTGAAGGACCGCAAGGGACGGATCCGGGTCGAGCTGTTCCCGAGCAACGACAAGGATTTTCTGGAGGATGATTTCGTCCTTCAGAAAGCGGGCAAGGATTTCCGCCGCATCGAATTTGCGGCCCCCGCCGCCGGTCCGGTCGCGGTGTGCATCCGGGCGCCGCGGCCTGGCCGCTTCAGCTTCGCGATGATCCACGACCGCGACGGCAAGCACAAGTTCAGCTTTTCCTCCGACGGCGTCGGCTTTCCCGGCAATCCCAAATTGGGGTGGAGCAAACCCAAATCGGCAAAGGCCGCGGTGACGCTGGGCAGCGGTGTCACGGAAATGCACGTGATGATGAATTATTTCCACGGCCTGGGCTTTTCGCCGGTCAAGAAGGATTGA